TCGAAGACGGGAACTTTGAAGACGTAGGTTTAGATGCTGGagaaaacgaagaggaagaaggagagaacgAAGATGACACCGaagaataaatttattttttaggtgtaattttttttttagtgtaacttttttttatttttaatgtagtgttttttatttaatgaaatgtttttttattttataaaacttataaattatttaaaaaatagaaaattaaattaattgagtaatgattacacaggggctttatgactacggccccAAATTGCAtaaagccccataaagccccttgctgacgtggcatgccacatggcgcataacgcccctttgagggctttatgactacacatgccctTACACTCTATTTGTTATGAAGTAATGGAATGAAAAAAGAATGGAATGAACTAAAGAATGAAATAGACAATGGAATGAAATGTCGTATTAGATTCAATAGTGATGTTTGGTTACCCATATATATGTGAAATACAATTAATAAAAACGTCAAAAATATAGATGTCTCAATAATAACACGatagtagtggtagtggtagtggtagtggtagataataataataataataataataataataataataataataataataataataataataataataataattgtagaTGTCTTTCCATTCTTGAaggaatgataaaaaaaaaaaaaaaaaaaaaaaaaaaaaaaaaaaaaccattattAAAGAATGAAAATTCTTATATTTAAAAAGAATCACATTCTTATAGAATGATCAATTCCGTTACTATATGataaacaaatatattttttAGTTTCATTGAAATGATCAATTTCATTCCGCCTTCAATctcttcataccaaacgctaccatTATCTAAAAGTTTCAAATGATACAACATGATTGAATGAAATTTTAACATAGCAAAATTCAGAGACAAGTGATTGAGATTATGAGACAAAATTTAATCCTACATTAATACAAAATCAAAGaactaatattatttttaacGACTGAAACTGATACAagaacataaaacataaaacagaTGCATAAAATAACGTGTCTAACATATATTATTGTACACACCTAAgggtgcaaatgagccgagccgagctcgagctcgagctcgattaacttatgagagctcgggctcgagctcggctcgattcgagctttgttttcaaagctcgagctcggctcgtttattatctattaattagtatattaaataaaaataatataaataatagactttttaggcttgcgagctcgataagtaaagctcgggctcgtttactaaataagtttatttttaggtttgaggtcggcttgtaaacaagtttaaataagctcggctcgactcgactcggctcgtttacactaagactcgataaggctcgacgagcctaacgagcttcacatgtgaggctcgagctcgggatcgataaacaaacgagctttgttttgaggctcaagcttggctcgggctcgataaggctcggcttgtttcgagctttttctcgagccgatctcgagtagctcatgagccgctcggctcgtttgcaccccacacctaaaatatatataattaaaataatttcattttagttactTCACATTGAATAAATCTTCTCTACTCAACAATCTTTTGTAACCTTCTTTACCAAACATTATTTTGTAATCATCACACTAAAATATTGTTACGTACTTTATAATAACAACAATATAAAAAGAAAACCGTCAACAAATGGCATCGTTTGCGTGTTTGTATCAACACCAGTTTCTCAACTAAACCAACAACATTAATGGCGCCTCAATCGCCTTAAAACCTCACAATTCTCTTCACTCCGGCCACCGTCCGCCGCTCTTCCGCCACCGTCACCTCCTCAATAAGGTATTCCTTCAAATTCCACGATTACCGCCAGTTTTTCCGTATTGTATTGTCCGTTTAAGATAGAGAGTGAGGTTTCTGTTGATGTTTGTGTATATAATTATatgtatatgtttatatatatgtgAAGTAGGTGGAAGATGAGCAAGGTGAACTCGTCAAATATGGAATTAGACCTAGATCGACCTAACATTGAAGATTATCTGCCTACTGATTCAATTCATGAACCTCTCGGAAAGCTTAGACTGTAATGTTAAACTTTCATTCTGTTTGTATAGGCCTGTATACGAATTGAACTAACACGAAAATGTGTTTGTTCgttttaactttaaccgaacacgaataTATAATCGAATAAATTTTTTTGTTCATTAAGAAAATGGGcgtgtttgtgttcgttcgtttaaaacctaaacgaacagttcacaaacataaacgaacgaatatGAAGGGacgttcatgttcgttcgtttaattaaatgaacaaaatttTTTATTCACGTCCGTTCGTTTATTTAAAtaaacgaacgtaaacgaacttcccgccgaacagttcatGAATATTCGGGTTGTTTACATGCCTACTGTTTTTATATGTGTGTGTAGCTGTGTGTATTATATTGTTATTTGAATGAAGTTGTTGATCAAGTGAGTGGTTATTATGTTTAGGCGTGATTTACTGGACATTTCACCCACGCTAAGGGAGGCAGGTGGTGCCATTGTCGATGCAAgtatcttttctcttttcttttggGGAAATTTGTATAACTACAATTTTGTCATGTTTATTATATAACTGTCTGTATAACTGCATTGATAGTTACCTCGTGTAAAATTATGTTCCATTTGCATGAAAAGAAATTTTAACATATTGCATACTTTTATGAACTCCACCTTATTGTATTAACAAGTGTGTTAGTTCAATGCTACAAAGTCCTTGTGATGACGGGAGTAGTGTTGTGCTATTACCTTATTTTAGTTCCACTGTACTATTCATAATTGACCAACAAAAGTTTCTGTGTTCATGAACAGGACTCTTTTACGAGATGTTTCAAGTCAAATCCTCCAGAACCTTGGAATTGGAATGTGTATTTGTTCCCCCTGTGGTGTTTAGGAGTTGTAGTGAGATATGGAATTCTTTTCCCTGTAAGGTTGGTATTCCTGCCACTCGAGTACATTTCATTTGAATTTTAAGTAGTATTCCGCCCAAGGTAAATTATGCCTGAAGGCATCAAGATGTTGATGTTAGAGTGATTGTTCAGATTAATTTTTGAGTAAAGTAAATGGAGTCCCTATGGTTTACccaaattttggatttggtccctaactttccaaaagtacacggatggtccatttggtttgcactttgtaacacatttagttcCCAACTTTGcctaaaagtacatggatggtccctgtggtttgcactttgtaacgcatttagccCCTAACTTGGAGTCTTGGACTTgctgaaacctttagatttgttagctggggactaaatgcgctACAATGTGCAAACCAcggggaccatctgtgtacttttgaaaaTCTGGGGACCAAACTTGAAAtcttggtaaaccacagggaccattcgtCTACTTTATTCTTAATTTTTTATGCTTTTCATGTCATATAAGCCAATGAAGGGACAGTCAAATGTGGCTACCTGGTCAATGTATTTTTTGTTAACTGCTTTCAGTTCAAGATCTCATTGAGGAATATATAACTGAGCTGTTGTGTACTATAGATTAATATATTGTTTCATGATCGAGTGCTATTACTGTATTTGCTGTTATTACAAGAATAATTATGAAAGGCTAGTCTATTATCTGTTTGCTATCGGTGTTTTTGTGCTTCTTTCTTTTATTCTGGTATGTATACAGCTAATCATCTATGCAAGATGTCCATCACAGGCTACTATCAAAGCTAGACCAAATAGTTTTTGTTAGTCAAATGTGTGCAAAAGAATATATTTCACTTACAAGGGAACACGAAAACAAGGTTACTTGCCTTAAAACCCCATAAGCATACCATATTGGTTATGAAAGAATGAGAATTAACATAAAAGATAAATTAGTTAAGGGATGCATAACTACGCATGTACAGTTATTTGGGTGATTGTCCGTTGATAACTTGATATTTTTAATGAATTTTTACTGCTGGGGTTTAATAGATTAACACGTGCAGTGGGTCTCTGTTAATGAGCAGTTTGTTCTTCTTGTTTCTTTTGCAGGGTTTTAATTCTGACATTAGGTTGGATAATATTCCTTTCATGCTATATTCCTGTGCATTGGCTATTAAAAGGGCATGATAAGTTGAAGAAAAGGATAGAGGTAAGAACCTTCTTATGGCATCGTTTCATATCAATGTGAAATAATTGTAGAGTTTCTGGAGTATCATACTTGACTTTTTGTTGCAAATAAACAGTTCTTGCACGCAACATCACACTTTTCACGGCCCAACAGTTATTGGCAAATTGTAGGAATGTAATTTAAAAAGACAATAGTAATTTATGCAACAAATAGCCACGTGTTGTGGTTAAAGAAGTCAATCCACACTTTTTTTAAGAATTGTTTGAGAAGAATCTAGCAATTTCTATTCAGATCTTAATGGGGTGTGTTTATTTGACATTCTCACTAGTGCTCTTTTGGTATTTTATCTTATATTTAGAGAGCTTTAGTGGAGCTAATTTGCAGCTTCTTTGTTGCATCATGGACTGGAGTTGTCAATTACCATGGCCCTAGGCCATGTGCAAGGCCCAAACAGGTATGTTTACAcggatatttttattattaagagaaaaatgcccggatagtccctgtggtttcgccttttttcagctgtagtccccaactttctaaaattacctgaatagtccccaagttttcattttttgttcccggatagtccctgggtctaacttcagtttgttttctctgttaagagggtgtgaaatgacaaaaataccctttccttaaaaggccaaaccatagggactatccgggcatcttcttcatttttatttataaaaccccaccaccacacttcatcttcaacctccacccaccgtcaccctccaccctccaccatcaccaccacaatCACTCTCCAACATATGTATACAAGTGTTCAATGAAAACTGATTTTCAACACATTAGGACACCAGCCGAAGTGCAGGGATTTTTGCAGGCAGAGAAGTGCTACTTTTATACCAAAACAAGAGATTGCTTTTGAAGTGTTACTTTCAAACAAACTGACCACAATCAAGAAACACCGCTCACCACCATACACCGGTCACCACCACCTGCATCTTCGCTAACACAACCCTTTCCCACTCGAACCTACACCGCCGTAGTCATCCGGAAACGCCGTTCTCCACTACCATAACCACCGCCGTCACgcctaccaccaccacctccgccgCTACCGCGAGACTGCGGAGCGTTGGCGGTGATATTCCGGCCGTCGAGGCTCTGGCCGTGACATTCAAAACACCTCTCCTCTTTCTATATCCCTTCCACGGTGATATTGTTGGTATTGTGTTGAGAGAGAAAGGAGTAGAAGAAGATAGAAAATTTGATTGCTGTTGTCGATTGAGAGAGAGAAGCAAAGTGGGTGACGTCCGTTTGATTTTTAGGGTTTGGATGTTGTTGCAGAGAGAGATGGTGTAGGGAGTGATTGTGGCGGTGGCAGAATGATTGTTGGAGAGTGattgtggcggtgatggtggagggtggaggagggtgatggtgggtggaggttgaagatgaagtgtggtggtggggttttataaataaaaatgaagaaatgcccggatagtccctatggtttggccttttaaggaaatggatatttttgtcatttcacaccctcttaacagagaaaacaaactgaagttagacccagggactatccgggaacaaaaaatgaaaacttggggactatttaggtaattttagaaagttggggactataggtgaaaaaaggccaaaccacagggactatccgggcatttttctcattTTATAATCATTCCTATAAGAGGTTGAAACGCGATCTccgttattctagaaataaattCTAACTGATAACTCATAAGAGAAGTACTCACTAATACGAAACAAACCCCAACAAGTCATGGCTTTTAAACTTAAAACAGAAAAATGGCTTTTTGAACCCCTACACAATCCTAAATGTTTGAAAAACGTCTTATGCATGTCACTGCAAATGTGTTTTGTTTATTGGCCCGCTTCCGATCAACAGCGCAAATTTCGTTAAATTCTGCCTCAAATACAAAGTTAGGCAAACTCTACAAGTAACTTTAAATGAAACGATTCATCAGGTTGAATGCATTGAAAATAGACGTTAGCCGAATCTCAACCCATTGGACAGTATACACAACCCAAATTGACCATTCACAAGTAAATAGTCAAATTTCGTCATATCTGCATGTTGTCTCTGATTCATTTATCATACTTGATGAATTAAGTTGTGCCTGATTGGTGGATAAGCAGGTGTTTGTAGCCAATCACACATCAATGATTGATTTCATCATTCTAGAGCAGATGACTGCATTTGCTGTAATCATGCAGAAACACCCTGGATGGGTTGGTACGTGTCCTTAATTTCTGTGTTAGATCACTCTATTTAGGGTTAACAGGTAATAAAAGACAGTGATGGTAAGTCTAAAATCCGAATAAGAACCAACAGTATTTCCATGATTAAAATAGGTAACAATATTATATCTGTAATTAGACTACTTTTGTACGGTAATAACTCATTAAGTGCAGGACTTATACAAAGCACTATCTTGGAAAGTGTTGGGTGTATATGGTTCAACCGTTCAGAAGCAAAAGATCGTGAAATTGTATCCAGAAAGTAAGTAAAATATTACGAGTCTTTAACTTTTTTAGATTTTCTTTATTTTCTTATATTGCTTCTTTAAAATGTTGTAACATACATGGGTTACAACTTTTCAGGTTAAGAGAACACGTTGAAGGGGCCGACAACAATCCTCTTCTTATATTTCCTGAAGGCACTTGCGTGAATAACAATTACACGGTTATGTTCAAAAAGGTACATAATTTTCCAAATTAGCACATAGTATAaaactatgcagttaatatcggtgatgtATCGGTTACATCGGTCCCCTAGTAAAATGTCGGTGTCATATatcggtcagaatatcggtaccgatattattggcgatattgaccgatatatcactgatattaccgatatatcactgaattattcaTGTTAAATTGCTAtttaaattctgcatgatatgaaaattaccgatatcccaccgatatctcaccgagataacctatatctcaaatatcggtccttgaccgatatccgatatatTACCGCATTAACCGCATAAGTATAAAATGATTATAATTCGATTGATCAGAATAACCAATTTTCAGGGGGCATTTGAACTTGGATCCACCGTTTGCCCAATTGCAATCAAGTACAACAAAATCTTTGTTGATGCCTTTTGGAATAGTAAAAAGTAAGAATTGTTCTTCTAATCGCAGTTGTTTTTTagtattttctttttattaagtTTTGTTGCATAAAATTGTTCTCCTTTTTTGCAGGCATTCATTCACAACACATTTGTTGCAGCTGATGACATCATGGGCTGTTGTGTGTGATGTTTGGTATCTAGAGCCCCAAAACATGAAGCCAGGAGAAACACCTATCGAATTTGCTGAGAGGTACAAACTTAAATTACATAAAGATGTCTCTAATGTTAGAAATGgtctaatttgttttttttttttttttttggtactTTGCAGAGTAAGGGGGATCATCTCTGCTCGTGCAGGCATTAAAATGGTTCCGTGGGATGGATTCTTGAAATACTCTCGCCCTAGCCCAAAACTTAAGGAGGTCAAGTAAGTCGAATGTTAATACCTTCTTTTTTAAAGTTATCATCATCCTCATGAGTTTTAATTATATTTAAGTAGTTATATGTATatctatatatgtgtgtgtatacgTAAGGAAGTCTGACGTCTGTTTGATAAAATAATACCATAGAATTCGAGTCCATTGTCGTATACTATGCATCTTTGATGCAGTCGTGAACCTAGAAACTATAATTTTTAACTTTAGTATGTTTTTATATGTGCAGATGGTCAACTTATAGTTTTGACCAGCCACATAAGAGTTTTTCTTTCATGATAGTGTCTTTTAGTTGATTAAATATTATCGTTGTATATATCATAGTTTCACTAGTTACCTTTGAAATGCTGCTGCAGACAACAAGCATTTGCAGAATCCGTGTTGCGTCGTCTGGAAGACAAGTAAGAGCTTAGAAACGAGTCATTTTCTATAAAAATTGCGAACGCATTTAATTATGTGCTGATAAATATATGTTAAATATAGTTACTTGTCTTTTATAACTATCAAAGGTAATTCATCTGTGATGATTTGTGTTCGTCTCTTTCCATATATAGTTAAACATTGTTCCACAAaattatatatacatgtatacacacacacacacacacccataTATGTGAGTAAGATGTTAGGAAGTAGATGTAGCATATAGTTGCGGACCTATGGCTTGCAATTGTCTGAATACTTAAGTTGAGCAGAAATAGACAAGCTTGATTGTGACTAACAATAAGGCCTAGAAAGTAAAGTGTCTTGTATCAATCATGGAAACTCAGAACGGGAGTGGCATTAATACGCCAGAGTGGGTTATTCAACGAAGTTGTAAGAATCATAGCGTCTTCACATGCAACTAGTGAAACCATAATTTTTTGCGTCATATCCATGTCAATAGGAAATATGTGAAGAGTTTGATACGCTAATATGAAACCATATATTAACTATGTAACAGGCCCATTGCTAGTACGACACATAAGGTGCGTACTTTTGACCACATACACATAATCTCCTAATCGAGGTGGTGAAAGTCTTCAAAACTTGAAAGCCAGTGCATAAATGTTGTTTGGTGAATCAGGCAAGAGTAGCCACAAATAGTGGTTACTCACAACTGGGCTAAAGTAACATTACAATTATATTGGGTTGAGGAGTCAGTGTCAAGAGATTAGGATGGCAGGAGATCTGGTGTCACGAGATAGGTCGAGTGTCAGTGTCAGGAAATCTCGATAGTGGGCTAATTGTCAGGAGATGAGAACATACCCTAAGGTTTTAAATTTGCGCGGTAATATAGTTGTTTCAAAACTATTTTTTGACGGCGAAGTATATATAAATAAACGAAAATCAACCAGCGGGAAGCTGGTAACACAGAACATGGTACAAAATTACACCAGGCATATCTCCAAAGCTAATAATATGATATAAATAAATGGCTAATGATATATTGCCAGAATAACGAATTTTCCATGTCTCTATGATATGTATTGACTTGAACAAGGTCCATGTGTGAAACTTCTTTGAGAATATGATTTGAAGTTAGTGCATCATAAAGGAATGAAGAAAAATCTTCCACtataaaataaaagtatttaTTCTAATGTCAACTTATTGCATCAATACacaaaagatttttggaaaatcAAATATTTAGATAGATCACCTTcttatttgtttgtttttatcCAACTAGTTTTTACTTATAGTTTTATTTGTTCATAACCTTAATATCTGGCATTCACGTATTTTGTTGAAGTTATTCATATACCCTtacgttatttatttattttttttaacggcaaatttggatcactgacggaccactggaatatcatcgtgccaccagcggaaccacccgatcatatctatCTCCATTAgacataatgtctatacaccaattcaggaagaaacccaataaatatgggaaaacctccccttgtgggaatcgaacccatgacttATTGGTCTCAATGCCTTATCTCATCCCTAAGATGCCAATAGGCTATAAAGCCACGGGCTATACCCTTacgcaatgttttaaaaaccggtaaataccggccgattataccggtatt
The sequence above is drawn from the Helianthus annuus cultivar XRQ/B chromosome 12, HanXRQr2.0-SUNRISE, whole genome shotgun sequence genome and encodes:
- the LOC110904838 gene encoding glycerol-3-phosphate acyltransferase 9 is translated as MSKVNSSNMELDLDRPNIEDYLPTDSIHEPLGKLRLRDLLDISPTLREAGGAIVDDSFTRCFKSNPPEPWNWNVYLFPLWCLGVVVRYGILFPVRVLILTLGWIIFLSCYIPVHWLLKGHDKLKKRIERALVELICSFFVASWTGVVNYHGPRPCARPKQVFVANHTSMIDFIILEQMTAFAVIMQKHPGWVGLIQSTILESVGCIWFNRSEAKDREIVSRKLREHVEGADNNPLLIFPEGTCVNNNYTVMFKKGAFELGSTVCPIAIKYNKIFVDAFWNSKKHSFTTHLLQLMTSWAVVCDVWYLEPQNMKPGETPIEFAERVRGIISARAGIKMVPWDGFLKYSRPSPKLKEVKQQAFAESVLRRLEDK